Proteins found in one Triticum aestivum cultivar Chinese Spring chromosome 4D, IWGSC CS RefSeq v2.1, whole genome shotgun sequence genomic segment:
- the LOC123095710 gene encoding protein tesmin/TSO1-like CXC 2 isoform X2, whose product MHTLRQPAGADPFRFKDSPLFSFINSLSPIEPLKSAYSGNGLQAYHQSLNVTSVSSIFTSPHHNAHKESKLSKSSFADYTENELCMEDGTDKNKSPTSSTAVRLFACTSTITRESHTMITCSVNEGIVDPPKGPNDFPQPGRFDSGSPDHNTAPCHGVSVRSDLKQDKCPKLETVQTTNNTVEKRKCLFSSDMQLQDGCQPAKENNEVMGCEWEDLVSVTSGELLAFDSSMDQHHTGVQLAVNNAESCGYLLSKLAGGADISDRTHPATSSQAYYHEMVVGEDKTENGQLFPEDKKTILSEEIQDNINEENACIPLGCKVETQQRGVRRRCLVFEAAGYSHRTVQKESVGDLSFSTCKGKSSAQNHRNPGKTPSPHVFRGIGLHLNALALTSKDKMACQDPLATALVPSLKTEQDVHGNLLSAGGNFVHSGSGLLDLQMDNDDCSVGGFLGNDHNSSQSSSPPKKRRKSDNGDDDSCKRCSCKKSKCLKLYCECFAAGVYCSEPCSCQGCLNKPIHEEIVLSTRKQIEFRNPLAFAPKVIRMSEAGQETQEDPKNTPASARHKRGCNCKKSSCLKKYCECYQGGVGCSNNCRCETCKNTFGTRDVAVSAENEEMKQEGDQTESCEKEKENDQQKANVHSEDHKLVELVVPITPPLDVSSSLLKQPNFSNAKPPRPCKARSGSSSRSSKASETVQSRKISKVGDSVFIEEMPDILREPSSPGIVKTCSPNGKRVSPPHNALSISPNRKGGRKLILKSIPSFPSLAGDTNGGSAICSSDSATALALGPS is encoded by the exons ATGCATACCCTCCGGCAGCCGGCAGGGGCAGATCCATTTCGCTTCAAG GACTCACCGCTTTTCAGCTTCATCAACAGCTTGTCTCCGATCGAGCCTCTCAAGTCTGCCTACTCCGGGAATGGCCTCCAAGCATACCATCAGTCGCTCAACGTCACCTCCGTTTCCTCAATCTTCACGTCCCCGCATCACAATGCACACAAGGAATCAAAACTCTCCAA GAGCTCTTTCGCTGACTACACTGAAAACGAGCTTTGCATGGAGGACGGCACCGATAAAAACAAGTCACCCACTTCTTCAACGGCTGTTAGATTGTTCGCCTGCACTAGCACCATAACTCGAGAGAGCCACACGATGATTACCTGCTCAGTAAATGAAGGCATTGTTGATCCTCCCAAAGGGCCTAATGATTTTCCTCAACCTGGTCGATTCGATTCTGGCAGTCCGGATCACAACACAGCGCCTTGCCACGGTGTTAGTGTTAGGTCAGATCTTAAACAGGACAAATGTCCGAAATTAGAAACAGTCCAAACCACTAATAATACTGTGGAGAAAAGGAAATGTTTGTTTTCCAGTGACATGCAGCTCCAGGATGGTTGCCAGCCTGCAAAAGAAAATAATGAAGTTATGGGATGTGAATGGGAGGACTTAGTTTCTGTCACTTCGGGCGAACTTTTGGCCTTTGACTCATCAATGGACCAACATCACACAGGAGTTCAGCTGGCAGTTAATAATGCAGAATCTTGTGGATATTTGCTATCAAAACTTGCAGGAGGTGCTGACATCTCTGATAGAACACACCCCGCTACATCCAGTCAAGCATACTATCATGAGATGGTAGTGGGAGAAGATAAGACAGAAAATGGCCAGCTCTTTCCTGAAGATAAAAAAACAATCTTAAGTGAAGAAATACAGGATAATATTAATGAAGAGAATGCATGTATTCCATTAGGCTGCAAG GTTGAGACCCAACAACGAGGAGTTCGAAGACGCTGCCTTGTTTTTGAGGCAGCTGGGTATTCACATAGGACTGTGCAGAAAGAATCTGTTGGGGATTTGTCCTTCTCAACATGCAAAGGCAAAAGTTCTGCCCAAAATCACAGAAATCCAGGAAAAACTCCATCACCACATGTATTCCGTGGTATTGGTCTTCATTTGAATGCTCTTGCCTTAACATCAAAAGACAAAATGGCTTGTCAGGACCCTTTGGCTACTGCCTTGGTTCCATCACTGAAAACTGAACAGGACGTGCATGGGAATTTGCTGTCTGCTGGAGGAAATTTTGTCCATTCAGGTAGTGGTTTGTTAGACCTTCAGATGGATAATGATGATTGCTCAGTTGGAGGTTTTCTTGGAAATGATCATAATTCAAGTCAAAGCAGCAGCCCCCCAAAGAAGAG GCGTAAATCAGATAATGGCGACGATGATTCATGCAAGCGTTGCAGCTGTAAAAAGTCAAAGTGCTTGAAACT TTATTGTGAGTGCTTTGCTGCTGGCGTGTACTGTTCTGAACCTTGTTCATGTCAAGGATGCCTTAACAAGCCTATACATGAGGAAATTGTTCTCTCCACTCGAAAGCAGATAGAATTCCGGAATCCGCTGGCATTTGCTCCAAAAGTGATCCGCATGTCTGAGGCTGGTCAGGAGACTCAG GAAGATCCTAAAAACACTCCTGCTTCTGCTCGTCATAAGAGAGGATGCAATTGCAAGAAGTCAAGCTGTCTCAAGAAGTACTGCGAATGCTATCAG GGAGGTGTTGGTTGCTCCAACAACTGCAGATGCGAAACCTGCAAAAACACTTTTGGCACTAGAGATG TTGCCGTATCAGCTGAGAATGAAGAAATGAAGCAAGAAGGCGATCAGACTGAAAGTtgtgaaaaagagaaggaaaatgaCCAACAAAAGGCTAATGTACACAGTGAAGATCACAAACTGGTTGAGCTTGTCGTCCCAATAACACCTCCTTTGGATGTTTCCAG TTCTTTGCTCAAACAGCCAAACTTCTCTAATGCAAAGCCACCTAGACCATGTAAAGCCCGCAGCGGGAGTTCCTCTCGGTCTTCAAAAGCCTCTGAAACAGTTCAGTCTCGCAAAATCTCGAAGGTTGGTGATAGCGTGTTCATTGAGGAAATGCCTGATATTCTAAGGGAGCCTTCTTCTCCTGGCATCGTGAAGACTTGTTCCCCTAATGGAAAAAGAGTTTCACCGCCACATAACGCGCTCAGCATTTCACCAAACCGAAAGGGAGGGCGGAAGCTGATACTGAAATCCATCCCCTCGTTTCCGTCACTTGCCGGAGACACGAACGGCGGGTCTGCAATATGCAGCTCCGACAGCGCAACAGCCCTTGCTCTAG GTCCATCTTAA
- the LOC123095710 gene encoding protein tesmin/TSO1-like CXC 3 isoform X1 has protein sequence MDTPDRAAAPAAARAEDSPLFSFINSLSPIEPLKSAYSGNGLQAYHQSLNVTSVSSIFTSPHHNAHKESKLSKSSFADYTENELCMEDGTDKNKSPTSSTAVRLFACTSTITRESHTMITCSVNEGIVDPPKGPNDFPQPGRFDSGSPDHNTAPCHGVSVRSDLKQDKCPKLETVQTTNNTVEKRKCLFSSDMQLQDGCQPAKENNEVMGCEWEDLVSVTSGELLAFDSSMDQHHTGVQLAVNNAESCGYLLSKLAGGADISDRTHPATSSQAYYHEMVVGEDKTENGQLFPEDKKTILSEEIQDNINEENACIPLGCKVETQQRGVRRRCLVFEAAGYSHRTVQKESVGDLSFSTCKGKSSAQNHRNPGKTPSPHVFRGIGLHLNALALTSKDKMACQDPLATALVPSLKTEQDVHGNLLSAGGNFVHSGSGLLDLQMDNDDCSVGGFLGNDHNSSQSSSPPKKRRKSDNGDDDSCKRCSCKKSKCLKLYCECFAAGVYCSEPCSCQGCLNKPIHEEIVLSTRKQIEFRNPLAFAPKVIRMSEAGQETQEDPKNTPASARHKRGCNCKKSSCLKKYCECYQGGVGCSNNCRCETCKNTFGTRDVAVSAENEEMKQEGDQTESCEKEKENDQQKANVHSEDHKLVELVVPITPPLDVSSSLLKQPNFSNAKPPRPCKARSGSSSRSSKASETVQSRKISKVGDSVFIEEMPDILREPSSPGIVKTCSPNGKRVSPPHNALSISPNRKGGRKLILKSIPSFPSLAGDTNGGSAICSSDSATALALGPS, from the exons ATGGACACGCCTGACCGCGCGGCGGCCCCGGCGGCGGCCAGGGCGGAG GACTCACCGCTTTTCAGCTTCATCAACAGCTTGTCTCCGATCGAGCCTCTCAAGTCTGCCTACTCCGGGAATGGCCTCCAAGCATACCATCAGTCGCTCAACGTCACCTCCGTTTCCTCAATCTTCACGTCCCCGCATCACAATGCACACAAGGAATCAAAACTCTCCAA GAGCTCTTTCGCTGACTACACTGAAAACGAGCTTTGCATGGAGGACGGCACCGATAAAAACAAGTCACCCACTTCTTCAACGGCTGTTAGATTGTTCGCCTGCACTAGCACCATAACTCGAGAGAGCCACACGATGATTACCTGCTCAGTAAATGAAGGCATTGTTGATCCTCCCAAAGGGCCTAATGATTTTCCTCAACCTGGTCGATTCGATTCTGGCAGTCCGGATCACAACACAGCGCCTTGCCACGGTGTTAGTGTTAGGTCAGATCTTAAACAGGACAAATGTCCGAAATTAGAAACAGTCCAAACCACTAATAATACTGTGGAGAAAAGGAAATGTTTGTTTTCCAGTGACATGCAGCTCCAGGATGGTTGCCAGCCTGCAAAAGAAAATAATGAAGTTATGGGATGTGAATGGGAGGACTTAGTTTCTGTCACTTCGGGCGAACTTTTGGCCTTTGACTCATCAATGGACCAACATCACACAGGAGTTCAGCTGGCAGTTAATAATGCAGAATCTTGTGGATATTTGCTATCAAAACTTGCAGGAGGTGCTGACATCTCTGATAGAACACACCCCGCTACATCCAGTCAAGCATACTATCATGAGATGGTAGTGGGAGAAGATAAGACAGAAAATGGCCAGCTCTTTCCTGAAGATAAAAAAACAATCTTAAGTGAAGAAATACAGGATAATATTAATGAAGAGAATGCATGTATTCCATTAGGCTGCAAG GTTGAGACCCAACAACGAGGAGTTCGAAGACGCTGCCTTGTTTTTGAGGCAGCTGGGTATTCACATAGGACTGTGCAGAAAGAATCTGTTGGGGATTTGTCCTTCTCAACATGCAAAGGCAAAAGTTCTGCCCAAAATCACAGAAATCCAGGAAAAACTCCATCACCACATGTATTCCGTGGTATTGGTCTTCATTTGAATGCTCTTGCCTTAACATCAAAAGACAAAATGGCTTGTCAGGACCCTTTGGCTACTGCCTTGGTTCCATCACTGAAAACTGAACAGGACGTGCATGGGAATTTGCTGTCTGCTGGAGGAAATTTTGTCCATTCAGGTAGTGGTTTGTTAGACCTTCAGATGGATAATGATGATTGCTCAGTTGGAGGTTTTCTTGGAAATGATCATAATTCAAGTCAAAGCAGCAGCCCCCCAAAGAAGAG GCGTAAATCAGATAATGGCGACGATGATTCATGCAAGCGTTGCAGCTGTAAAAAGTCAAAGTGCTTGAAACT TTATTGTGAGTGCTTTGCTGCTGGCGTGTACTGTTCTGAACCTTGTTCATGTCAAGGATGCCTTAACAAGCCTATACATGAGGAAATTGTTCTCTCCACTCGAAAGCAGATAGAATTCCGGAATCCGCTGGCATTTGCTCCAAAAGTGATCCGCATGTCTGAGGCTGGTCAGGAGACTCAG GAAGATCCTAAAAACACTCCTGCTTCTGCTCGTCATAAGAGAGGATGCAATTGCAAGAAGTCAAGCTGTCTCAAGAAGTACTGCGAATGCTATCAG GGAGGTGTTGGTTGCTCCAACAACTGCAGATGCGAAACCTGCAAAAACACTTTTGGCACTAGAGATG TTGCCGTATCAGCTGAGAATGAAGAAATGAAGCAAGAAGGCGATCAGACTGAAAGTtgtgaaaaagagaaggaaaatgaCCAACAAAAGGCTAATGTACACAGTGAAGATCACAAACTGGTTGAGCTTGTCGTCCCAATAACACCTCCTTTGGATGTTTCCAG TTCTTTGCTCAAACAGCCAAACTTCTCTAATGCAAAGCCACCTAGACCATGTAAAGCCCGCAGCGGGAGTTCCTCTCGGTCTTCAAAAGCCTCTGAAACAGTTCAGTCTCGCAAAATCTCGAAGGTTGGTGATAGCGTGTTCATTGAGGAAATGCCTGATATTCTAAGGGAGCCTTCTTCTCCTGGCATCGTGAAGACTTGTTCCCCTAATGGAAAAAGAGTTTCACCGCCACATAACGCGCTCAGCATTTCACCAAACCGAAAGGGAGGGCGGAAGCTGATACTGAAATCCATCCCCTCGTTTCCGTCACTTGCCGGAGACACGAACGGCGGGTCTGCAATATGCAGCTCCGACAGCGCAACAGCCCTTGCTCTAG GTCCATCTTAA